The Trueperaceae bacterium genomic interval AAGGCCGGCATCGAGGTCAACCAGAACCAGCTGGAGGCGCACTTCCTGGCGGGCGGCAACGTGAACCGCGTGGTGGACGCGTTGATCGCTGCCGACAAGGCGAGGATCGCGCTTCCGTTCGACCGGGCGGCCGCCATCGACCTGGCAGGCCGCGACGTGCTCGACGCCGTGAAGGTGTCCGTCAACCCGCGCGTCATCCAGACGCCGAACGTGAGCGCGGTGGCCAAGGACGGCATCGAGCTGATCGCCACGGCCCGCATCACGGTGCGGGCGAACCTCGAGCGGCTGGTGGGCGGCGCGGGCGAGGAGACCATCATCGCGCGCGTCGGTGAGGGGATCGTCTCCTCCATCGGCTCGACCGACAGCTACAAGCACACGCTCGAGAACCCCGACACCATCTCCAAGACGGTGCTCGCCAAGGGGCTCGACTCCGGCACGGCGTTCGAGATCCTGTCGATCGACATCGCCGACGTGAACGTGGGCCGCAACATCGGCGCCCAGCTTCAAACCGACCAGGCGGAGGCAGACAAGCGCGTGGCGCAGGCCAAGGCCGAGGAGCGCCGCGCCGTGGCCGTGGCGGCGGAGCAGGAGAACCGGGCGCACGTCGAGGCGATGCGCGCCAAGGTGGTCGAGGCGGAGGCCGAGGTGCCGCAGGCGGTGGCCCAGGCGTTCCGCGAGGG includes:
- the floA gene encoding flotillin-like protein FloA (flotillin-like protein involved in membrane lipid rafts); translated protein: MDIPLLILAGAVVLFFIILFNFIPVGLWISAVAAGVKVSLFSLLAMRLRRVPPNQIILPLIKADKAGIEVNQNQLEAHFLAGGNVNRVVDALIAADKARIALPFDRAAAIDLAGRDVLDAVKVSVNPRVIQTPNVSAVAKDGIELIATARITVRANLERLVGGAGEETIIARVGEGIVSSIGSTDSYKHTLENPDTISKTVLAKGLDSGTAFEILSIDIADVNVGRNIGAQLQTDQAEADKRVAQAKAEERRAVAVAAEQENRAHVEAMRAKVVEAEAEVPQAVAQAFREGNLGIMDYYQLQNIQSDTTMRGNIGRAAGEGGDHG